The genomic stretch gtggagaaaGGTCCCGCCCATCGATGcttttgtctttgggtattacaCTCATACAATGGCGttgggttgtttatttttttatatcctgcaGTTGAGTTCGACCattctctgtccctctcctttggacttatttcactcagtatgataagTATTCTTTGACTTATGAAAAAAAGGACGCTAGgcaaatagtatcactcatccaCAAATCTCTTCTTTATTGTATTCAAATTTGATATTATTACGCTGtgttacttcatatttttgcatCTAAGACTCTTCTTATCTTTCAAATAATCTCtgcctttttatatatttattttgtaacttTGTCCATTTATCTTGATTTCATTTCTATTCCATCCAAAGTGTCAACACATTTATAGCAATAAATGCTTTTAACATACCTACTTTCTATACCCTTTTATAAATGTACTTACTATGAAGTAAATTATCATATAttacttttcttcatttattctctGATTCTGCATTCTAAGTTAGATAACATACAACATTTATCATCATACAAATGTATTACTAAAAATTATCATAGGACATTACagctttttcataaaataatatacatatttacataacataTAGTGTAGTAACTACATTCTTCTCAATGTGAATATAAATTGCTGTTTATCCATATAGAAGTGCAGAACTTAAAATTAATTACTAACAAATACTAACAATTCATCGTAATTTATAAGATATCTCATAATACCATACAATATGTACTTAGTCTGATAATTGTAAGACTTTTTAATAAGAAGAAACTATAAGGAAAAGCAAGACAAATTAAAAATGCACatgataaatatattaagtatatataaaaagcatgttttaaatatttcttaaatatctaatatatatccCAACATTACAATCAATTGATATTCCTAGAAATAGCTGACTGGTTAAGAAAGCTAACATTCTAATATGTAATCATTAATCACAAATAAGTGAAAGTTACATATACAAAGGCAAAAGTTATGGCTTCCATTTTCTTCTCAAAGCTTTCACAGCTTCTTTAATGTCTTTATTCCTCAATGTATAAATAAGAGGGTTAAGCATGGGAGTAATGACACTATACAAGACTGAGATTAGCCTGTCTTTCTCTAGTGAGTAAGTTGAGATTGGTCTTACGTATGTGAAAATTGCACTGCCGTAATAAAGGAGGACAATAATGAGGTGGGAAGCACATGTAGAAAAGGCTTTGTGTCTACCCTCTTTGGAATGAATCCTTAAAATGGTGGATATTATGTAAAGGTAGGAAGAGATAATACACAGGAAAGGAGTCCAACCAATGAAAACTCCAATAGAGAGCAATGCTACTTCATTGACTAGAGTGTCTCCACAAGACAAAATCAGTAAAGGAGGTATgtcacaaaagaaataattaatctGATTGTTACCACAAAATGGCAAACGAAATGTCAGAACTGTGTGCACCACTGAATTAAGGAAACCACCTATCCAGCATGAGGTTGCTAATTGGTTACATAGGACCTTGTTCATAATAACTGAATACCTTAACGGTTTACAGATTGCAATGTAGCGATCATATGCCATAGCCGCCAAAAGGAGACATTCTGATCCTACgaaaaaaatgaatgcaaaaaGTTGAGTTATGCATCCCTCATAGGAAATGCTTTTCTTCTCAGATAAAAGATGCACCATCATCTGGGGAACATTTGTGGTAGTATATCCAATATCAAGGAAGGCCAAATTTCCTAAAAAATAATACATGGGTGTATGTAGATGTGTATCAACTATCGTCACCAAGATAATGAATATATTTCCTCCCAGAGTACAGATATAAGTTAGAAAGAAGGTTATGAATAGCAAAAACTGCAATCCATTTAGATTAGAGAATCCCAAAATTATGAATTCAGTAAGAACTGTTTGATTCTTTTCATCCATGGTGTTGACTGATTTTCTTTTGGGTAGAGGCACAGAGATGCACAAATAACAGTAGtcatatagaaaaatatcaatgatctaaaaaataagaaaagaaagtgttATAAAGTCACAACTATATCTCAGATTACAAACCAGAGGAAGAGGATCCTTTATAAAgtatgtttttataaattattgataCAAATTGTTGATCAAAAGGTTGTATATGTCTAATATTTCcattgtaaattaaatatttgaaatatgcaACAGAGAGttcaaattataaattaaatcataaaagagAATCCCTCTTCATCCATAAGGTTAATAGTAGCTGATCCATCCATATTTTCTTGGAGATACATGAATGTATGTTGCAGAACATAGCTGGTCAAAGAAAGTCTAATTACACTCATTTCTTATTCtgttttattgaaactattttgattcgttgttgggtttcagatatataatgaCGTAGGGCCatccccaccatcagtgtcatcTTCATCTACCAATGTTCATCAAGTGCATCTCATACCAACaacccctagcctgccagtacaCAAGAACtattttgagtttagattgttaaagtttggatctcttgattccattgttgttgcctttggcttggatatttagttttgtactttattttttttaacattaccaatgcACTTCAGAACACTTGGCCCTGGCTctcattctttcaaatatttgtttttctcctcttccagtttttttttcttcttcttactgTACTCCAGGGCAAGAGTATACAACTCTCATTTTAGaaaattgtgtttcttcatgagGTTTAAAGCAATTTCTACTCTGTCTTTTATTCTTGAACactgataaaaatttaatttttatattatataggtTAAAGAGTGATAGTTATAACACTTTTTTTAGGAGAACCAAAAGTTCCCCACTAATATCCTTAAATTTCACATCTTTGTGgccagaaaaataggtaaaatataAGTTCATGGCATTGTGTCCTTTTTTAATACAGAAAAACCTTTTTAAACTAAAGAAATTtgttccttgcatgctgcaggttttacttatatattagaattttttcAGATTCATAATATAAGTCTTCAAAGTGGATAGCATTATTaccatttttcatatatatattttaaagttcaaGGTCAGTTTACATACCTAGACAGATAGATGGGCACTAGAGAGGCACCAAACCTAGTGATGTCCAATTAAAACTAGAGCTCTTTTCTGTGCCTAGAATAGCAATCAAAACTCATTGCAGTGTTATTGCTGAATACTTAAGGGGAGTATCTTAGCTCAGTAAAAAGGCATCCATATACAGCAATTTTAATTGTAAAGAAAGTGATATAACAATATGACTTCTATTTGTCCACCtcatatattattatttggaGGTATGAAGTTATATTTGTGGTGGTGACAATATCAAATATTGTCTGTTagtgtaacttctttttt from Suncus etruscus isolate mSunEtr1 chromosome 18, mSunEtr1.pri.cur, whole genome shotgun sequence encodes the following:
- the LOC125996468 gene encoding olfactory receptor 5V1-like, producing MDEKNQTVLTEFIILGFSNLNGLQFLLFITFFLTYICTLGGNIFIILVTIVDTHLHTPMYYFLGNLAFLDIGYTTTNVPQMMVHLLSEKKSISYEGCITQLFAFIFFVGSECLLLAAMAYDRYIAICKPLRYSVIMNKVLCNQLATSCWIGGFLNSVVHTVLTFRLPFCGNNQINYFFCDIPPLLILSCGDTLVNEVALLSIGVFIGWTPFLCIISSYLYIISTILRIHSKEGRHKAFSTCASHLIIVLLYYGSAIFTYVRPISTYSLEKDRLISVLYSVITPMLNPLIYTLRNKDIKEAVKALRRKWKP